One window of Quercus robur chromosome 5, dhQueRobu3.1, whole genome shotgun sequence genomic DNA carries:
- the LOC126725511 gene encoding ras-related protein RHN1-like isoform X2: protein MGTGKTSLVLRFVKGQFFDNQEPTIGAAFFTQILSLAEATVKFDIWDTAGQERYHSLAPMYYRGAAAAVVVYDISSMDTFTRAKKWVQELQRQGNQNLVMALVGNKSDLEAKREVETEEGDQFAQENGMLFIETSAKTSQNINDLFYEIAKRLAKANPAKSSAMHLNNETQDKRRKILCCSV from the exons ATGGGAACTGGGAAGACCAGTTTAGTCTTAAGATTTGTCAAAGGCCAGTTTTTTGATAATCAG GAACCGACCATTGGAGCAGCATTTTTCACTCAGATACTATCCTTGGCTGAAGCCACGGTAAAGTTTGATATATGGGATACAGCAGGACAAGAGAGATATCATAGCTTGGCTCCTATGTATTATCGGGGTGCAGCAGCAGCTGTAGTTGTGTATGACATATCAAGCATG GATACATTTACTCGAGCTAAAAAATGGGTTCAAGAACTGCAAAGACAAG GAAATCAAAATCTGGTGATGGCATTGGTTGGAAACAAATCTGACTTGGAAGCAAAGAGAGAGGTTGAGACTGAG GAGGGGGACCAATTTGCTCAAGAAAATGGGATGCTTTTCATTGAAACATCTGCGAAAACTTCACAGAACATCAACGATCTCTTCTATGAAATAG CAAAAAGACTAGCAAAAGCAAACCCCGCAAAGTCAAGTGCGATGCATCTAAACAATGAAACTCaagataaaagaagaaaaatactttgtTGTTCAGTTTGA
- the LOC126725511 gene encoding ras-related protein RHN1-like isoform X1, whose amino-acid sequence MAKPGNKIIQAKLVLLGDMGTGKTSLVLRFVKGQFFDNQEPTIGAAFFTQILSLAEATVKFDIWDTAGQERYHSLAPMYYRGAAAAVVVYDISSMDTFTRAKKWVQELQRQGNQNLVMALVGNKSDLEAKREVETEEGDQFAQENGMLFIETSAKTSQNINDLFYEIAKRLAKANPAKSSAMHLNNETQDKRRKILCCSV is encoded by the exons ATGGCCAAACCTGGCAACAAGATTATACAAGCCAAGCTG gTGCTTCTAGGAGACATGGGAACTGGGAAGACCAGTTTAGTCTTAAGATTTGTCAAAGGCCAGTTTTTTGATAATCAG GAACCGACCATTGGAGCAGCATTTTTCACTCAGATACTATCCTTGGCTGAAGCCACGGTAAAGTTTGATATATGGGATACAGCAGGACAAGAGAGATATCATAGCTTGGCTCCTATGTATTATCGGGGTGCAGCAGCAGCTGTAGTTGTGTATGACATATCAAGCATG GATACATTTACTCGAGCTAAAAAATGGGTTCAAGAACTGCAAAGACAAG GAAATCAAAATCTGGTGATGGCATTGGTTGGAAACAAATCTGACTTGGAAGCAAAGAGAGAGGTTGAGACTGAG GAGGGGGACCAATTTGCTCAAGAAAATGGGATGCTTTTCATTGAAACATCTGCGAAAACTTCACAGAACATCAACGATCTCTTCTATGAAATAG CAAAAAGACTAGCAAAAGCAAACCCCGCAAAGTCAAGTGCGATGCATCTAAACAATGAAACTCaagataaaagaagaaaaatactttgtTGTTCAGTTTGA
- the LOC126727985 gene encoding uncharacterized protein LOC126727985, with protein sequence MTKSHAIKALLQQPILSGRISQWLLQLSQYDLRMGTPRAVKSQAIADLLAQFPGEEEFPLDDEVPREVVMAEEVREQWVMKFDGSSTTHSGGVGVVLYHEEDKAVALSFKLEFPCSNNTAEYEAYLTELAMALEMRVKHLKVLGDSNLVVCQAK encoded by the coding sequence ATGACTAAGTCACATGCCATTAAAGCTCTGTTACAACAGCCGATTCTCTCCGGCAGGATATCCCAGTGGTTGCTACAGTTATCACAATATGACTTGAGAATGGGGACACCTAGGGCAGTGAAAAGTCAAGCTATAGCAGATTTATTGGCGCAATTTCCAGGAGAGGAAGAATTCCCACTGGATGATGAAGTTCCAAGGGAAGTAGTTATGGCAGAAGAAGTCAGGGAACAGTGGGTAATGAAATTTGATGGGTCTTCTACTACCCATTCCGGAGGGGTAGGAGTAGTTCTGTATCATGAAGAAGACAAGGCAGTGGCACTGTCATTTAAGTTGGAATTCCCCTGTTCAAACAACACGGCGGAGTACGAGGCCTATCTAACTGAGCTTGCCATGGCGCTCGAAATGAGAGTCAAACAT
- the LOC126725512 gene encoding uncharacterized protein LOC126725512 codes for MALAHSKAEYYTHTHLPPHQNYVVLTPYYPPFNRNRCRIFCTVLLILLAATVFFLWPCNPDVKIMRFKLNRVHVHTFPRVAVDISIFVTVKVRNTDVYSMDYAFLDVGVGYRGKRLGHVRSESGHVTSRGSSYVDAVLEFDGVELLSDVVFLLEDLAKGTVPFDTVTEIKGHLGVYILQVPLMAKVSCEVLVNTVNQTIAHQNCYAR; via the exons ATGGCATTGGCACATTCCAAAGCCGAGTATTACACCCACACCCACTTACCCCCGCAccaaaactacgtcgttttgaCCCCTTACTACCCGCCTTTCAACAGAAACCGTTGCCGCATATTCTGTACCGTTTTACTAATCCTCTTAGCCGCCACCGTGTTCTTCTTATGGCCGTGCAATCCCGACGTGAAGATCATGCGGTTCAAACTGAACCGTGTGCATGTCCACACGTTCCCGCGCGTGGCCGTGGACATCTCAATCTTCGTGACCGTTAAGGTTCGGAACACCGACGTGTATTCTATGGACTACGCGTTTCTCGACGTTGGTGTCGGCTATAGGGGGAAGAGGCTTGGTCACGTGAGGTCTGAAAGTGGTCACGTGACCTCTAGAGGGTCGTCCTACGTGGACGCGGTGCTGGAATTCGATGGGGTCGAACTGCTGTCAGACGTGGTGTTCTTGCTTGAGGACTTGGCTAAGGGTACGGTGCCGTTTGATACTGTCACGGAGATTAAAGGCCACCTTGGCGTTTACATCCTTCAAGTCCCACTAATG GCTAAAGTATCGTGTGAGGTGTTGGTAAATACGGTTAATCAGACCATTGCCCATCAAAATTGTTATGCTCGG TGA